GAAAGTGTCGTGACCTGATGGTGTATTGTCATTAAATGACCCGATCTAATTGTATTATTTATTTATCCTTATTCCAGTTAATAGAAACTGGAGCAAGTGAATGAATCTGGCAATCCAATATTTCGATCAAAATTCACCAGGTGTTATTATCGCGGGTCAAAAGGACGGTAGTGATGATCTGGGTGTTTATTACACAGGTGATCGACGTAACCTTGAAATACTTCGTGACCTGATTAATGAAGCAATTGATCAGTTGCAGGCAAAAGAAGACAAAGATTTGAATGAATTGTCATCGTGAATAAGGCGGATGCTGCTGTTATGGTACATATCCACCGGGGATAGAATGCCGTTTTTTGGCACTCTGTCCCCTGATTGATACCACCAAGAAATGATAGTGTAACGAGTCGGCTTCGTAGTGCTTTTGATGGCATCACAACATGGGACAGAGCGGTAAAGATGCTCTTTCCCCGAGGGATATGTGTCAGGGCAGTGCATGCTCTTAACAGTTAATGTTACTGAGAAATGTCTATTGAAGAGTACAAATAAAACAAACCCTAAACAAACGCTGCAGTAAATCTCTCAACAAACAAATCATAATCAGATGCAGGTAATTTGTTTATACCCGCAGCCGCTTTTCGGCCACCACCGGTTTCAAACTGCCTGCACAATTCATCTGCACCGGTTTTGTTATTCAGTGGCGCTCTCACGCTCACCAGAAAACTATCATCATTCTGATGGGTTAACATCGCGTGCGCACGGTCCTGATTTTCTGTCGCTAACTGATTGGCATACACACCACCTACTCGACGCGCCCATTTCTCATTGGGTAAAATAGTTATACTGTGATTATCTGTTTCATAGGCTGGTTTACAGCTTTCAACCTGTGTGACATCTTCTTTATAACCGCTTTCCAGTTTCTTATAGTTGTCGTTTGATTGAATAAATTCAAATGGGTTTTCATAATGGCTAATTATTCTATATAAATCATCGGGTGTGAAAATAAGGTCATCTAGTGATGAGCCATAACCATTGTAATTTATGCAGGTTCCTAGTAGCTCTAGCTGTTGCAACTGGGTGTCTGACAAGTTTAACGGTTTTGCAGCGCTGATGGCTGACTGGTGTAAATTATCACCAAACGCAGCAGTTACTGCCCAGGGTAAAAATCGATTGTTTAAATATGAATTTACTAACAGACTGGTGCATACATTCGGGTCGGTATTAATGTTTGCCTGCAGGTTTTCATGCTCTGGTATATCACCTGCAAAATGATGGTCGAAATATTGAATATTACAGCCGGTTTCCAGTAGTCGGTTTAAATCATCACGATTCTTATCCAGAGAGATATCCAGCACCAGAACCTGGCTTGCAGATTCAGTTTGCACTTTTTTAAGCAGATTAATGTCTCGTTTAACTCCTGTTACAAGCGTGCTTTCCAACGGGTTAGCCAGACGCATTTGGTGCAGGGCGCAGATGCCATCTGCATCACCATTAAAAATATCGAAATATTGCATTTGAAAGACTCTGTTTAAATAATTATTTTAAGTAGTCTATCAAAAATATGGATAGGAATTTACTTATATCAATAACTATTTTTATTCAGCTTATTGAGGTTTAACGGCCAATGGAAGCTGTTTTATAACTGAGTCAGCTATTTCTCCTTTTGCAGCCATGCTTAAAGCGCTTGATTCAAGAAAGAAATTAATCATTACCATTAATAATGTTGGCATGATTGCGATTCGTATAAATACAGTATGTAAAATATCCTGCATATTGGGATCGGGAGAGGCTGTCGATAACAGTAGCCCTAGTGTCATTAAACCTGCTGTTACGGCATATGAAATGAGTAACAGACGGTAACGGTTTAGGGCCAGTTTCCAGTGAGCATGTATAAACCAGTGGTCACCTGCTTGCAAATTTCTACTTTTAGTCAGGCTATAAAACATAATAGCGAGAGAAAATATTAAAGGTACTAATAAACCTGTAATACCAATTTCCAGTATCAGGGTTGCCGGTGTCATCAATAAATGAATTAACGCAAGATTTAATAAAAATATATTATGAGGTGTTTTTGCCTTATCAGCGGTGTATTTATCTAATTCTACTTGCATGGTTCAGAGATGCCCTGATTAACTTTATGAGCTTCGCTCTGATTATAAGGCTAAAGTAGTAATAAAATAATGATAAATGGCATTTTTACTGGAATTGATTCTGCCTCATGTCTGAGATAACTATAAAGTCATGAAGATGTTATAACCAATTACACAGGCTGTAACCATCAATATAACGTTCCAGAATCCTAGCGCTTTAATTTTTGTGGTTTTAGGTTTAGTTTTAATAAAACCAACTACACCAAGACCAGCTATAACCATGCCAATTTCTGCAAAAAATAACGTTA
This genomic interval from endosymbiont of Galathealinum brachiosum contains the following:
- a CDS encoding acetyltransferase produces the protein MQYFDIFNGDADGICALHQMRLANPLESTLVTGVKRDINLLKKVQTESASQVLVLDISLDKNRDDLNRLLETGCNIQYFDHHFAGDIPEHENLQANINTDPNVCTSLLVNSYLNNRFLPWAVTAAFGDNLHQSAISAAKPLNLSDTQLQQLELLGTCINYNGYGSSLDDLIFTPDDLYRIISHYENPFEFIQSNDNYKKLESGYKEDVTQVESCKPAYETDNHSITILPNEKWARRVGGVYANQLATENQDRAHAMLTHQNDDSFLVSVRAPLNNKTGADELCRQFETGGGRKAAAGINKLPASDYDLFVERFTAAFV